The genomic region CTTGTCCTGACCGGCAGCGTTGCCAGCAGGTAGGCGATGGGATAGCCGAGCAGCAGGCAGAGTGCCGTGATCAGGGTGCTCAGCCAGAGCGTGCGGATGAACAGCGAGACGTAGATCTGCCGTTCTTCGGGCTGCGCCTTCACGCCGCCGTCCAAGCCGAGCTTGAGGTCGACCGCGGCCAGATAGTACGACGCCGTGAAGTTGCCGCTCTGGCGCTTGATCAGCTTCCAGGTCTCGATGTCGCCCCACTTCTTGTTGAGCTCTATCAGGGCTTCCTGGTAGGGGCCCTCCTTGATCCGCTTGGCCTTACGGCCGCTTGAACGGAACAGGCTGGACATCCCCGAGGCCTCATAGTTGAGGCGCGTGCCGACCTTGCCGATATCCCGGGTCTCCCGACCTTCCACGAGGTCCGCGACCATGGCCTCGAAGACCGCTTCCGGCGGCAGCTCCCCGGAGGTCTCGTCCCACTGGGCGAGGAGGGGGACCGTGCGATGGAGAACCTGCGGGATCAGCGAGTTCTCCACGCTGCGGAACGTCATGTCGAAGATTGGGATCAGGAAGGTTACGAGAATGAAGAGAAAGAGAGGCGCGACCAGCAGGATGGCGCGGAGTCTGTTGCGGCGCATGGCGCGCGCGATGCTGACCTTGAGCGGCGTCCCGTCCGCCGTGGTCATCACTTCCGGTGGTGCCGTATTCGCGGCCACGAACCTGTTCCTTCGTCACGCCCGCCCGGTCCCCGATCTGGAACCGGGAAGTGTCGCCCGCGGGACGGGCCGATCCCGTCCCGCGGACGCCGAGGTTGCTACTTGGCGAGCCAGGCCTGGAACCGCTCGTCCAGTTCGGCCCGGTTGTCAGCCCACCACTCGTAGTTGAAGAGCAGCGTCTTCTTGGCGTTCTCCGCATTGGTCGGCATGTGCGGCGCCATGTCGATGCCGAGCTCCGCGTGCTTGCTGACCAGCGGGCCCGAGGACTTACGCGCCGGGCCGTAGGAGATGAACTTGGCCTGATCCGCGAGGCGCTGGGTATCGGTCGCGAAGCGGACGAACTTCTTGACCTCGGCCTCATTCTTGCCGCCCTTGGGGATGACCCAGCCGTCGATGTCGAAGACCTGCCACTCCCACATCATGGCGATCGGCTGCTTCTCCTCCTCGATCGCGGCGAAGAGGCGGCCGTTGTAGGCGGAAGCCATGACGACTTCGCCGTCGGCGAGAAGTTGGGTCGGGACCGCGCCCTTGGTCCACCAGACGACGCTGTCCTTGATCGTGTCGAGCTTCTTGAAGGCCCGGTCAACGCCTTCCGGCGTGGACAGGACGTCATAGACGTCGTCGGCCGCCACGCCGTCGGCGATCAGGGCCCACTCCAGGTTGCCGATCGGCTTCTTCTCCAGCGCGCGCTTGCCCGGGAACTTCTTGAGATCGAAGACGTCGGCGATCGAGTCCGGCTGCTCGCCCGAGAACTTGTCGGTGCGGTAGCCGAAGGTGGTCGAGTAGACGATCTGCGGAATGAAGCAGTCCATCAGGAAGCCGTCGAAGAAGTCCTTCGAAGGCGGCGTGCCGTCCGGCGCCGGGGCCAGCAGCTCGTCGTGATCGAACTCGATCACCACGCCCTCGTCGCAGGCCGTGATCGCGTCCGAGGCGACCATGTCGACCAGGTCCCAGGTGATGTTGCCCGCCTCGGTCTGGGCGCGCAGCTTGGCCAAGCCCTCCGACGCGGAGTCGTCGTTCAGGATTTTGATGCCCGGGTTCATTGCCATGTAGGGCTCGTGATAGGCCTTCTGCTGGCTGGCGGTGTAGGCGCCGCCCCAGGAAACCACCACGAGCTCCGTGTCGGCCTGCGCCGGAGCCGCCGCCGCAAGGCCGAGGCTCGCCAGGCCGGCGATCCCCATGCAGGTTTGTTTCAACAGACTTTTCATAACGCTAATCTCCCTGGTGGGTTGTGCCGGTTCCACCGGCGGTCGATGGTGTTATCCCCCTCGGCGCACGGAACCGCTGCGGAGCTGCCGCCCCGGTTCCGGCTGCGCGTCCGTAAAACCCTTCCCGCGCCTCAGGCATCGAGCGCCCTGCAGTCCTCGGCCTGCCAGCCGACCTTGACCACCTCGCCCGGTTCCAGGTGCACGTGGCCGGCCGAGTTGGGGACCTTGACGATGAAGTCGTCGTGACCACAGAGGCTGATGCGGGTGCGGACGTGGTCGCCGAGATAGATGAGTTCTTCGACCTTGGCCTCCAGCACGTTGGGGCACTTGCCCTCCTCGGGCTTGACGAAGACCCGTTCCGGCCGGAGCGAGAGGGTGGTGTCGCTGCCCACGCCCTCGTGGTTGATCGAGATGGCCTTGATCATCTTGCCATCGACTTCGACCGTGCAGGTGGCGCCGTTGACCTCTCTGACCCTGCCGACCAGCTTGTTGTTCTCGCCGATGAAGGCGGCCACGAAGGCGTTGTTCGGCTGCTCGTAGAGGTCGTCCGGGGGCGCCAGCTGCTGGATCACGCCGTCGTCGAAGACCGCGATGCGGTTCGACATGGTCAACGCCTCGGACTGGTCGTGGGTCACGTAGACCATGCTCACCCCGAGGTTTTCGTGGATGTGCTTGATCTCGTACTGCATCTCTTCGCGCAGGTTCTTATCCAACGCGCCCAGCGGCTCGTCCATCAGCACCAGCTCGGGCTCGAAGACCAGGGCCCGGGCCACGGCGACGCGCTGCTGCTGGCCGCCGGAGAGCTGGGCCGGGCGCCGCCCGCCGAAGCCGCCGAGGCGCACCATGTCGAGCGCCCGGTTGACCTTCTGCTCAATGTCCGCCTTGGACATCTTTCGGACTTCCAAGGGAAAGGCCAGGTTCTCGGCGACCGTCATATGGGGGAAGAGGGCATAGTTCTGGAACACCATGCCGATCCCGCGCTTGTGGGGCGCCACATTGTTGATCGGCGTGCCGCTAAGGTAGATCTCGCCGTGGGTGGCCGTCTCGAAGCCGGCCAGCATCATCAGGACGGTGGTCTTGCCCGAGCCCGACGGCCCCAGCATGGTGAGAAACTCACCTCTTTCGACGTCTAGATTGAGATCCTTAACGACCAGGGTTTCGCCGTCGTAGCTCTTCTGCACCCCGTCGAACTTGACGATGATGTCCGAATTTGCGGACGTCATTCAGCCGCTCCCCGTTGTGACCTCCTGAGCAGGGTCCTCTGCTGGGCCCCTTCGCTTCGACGCGACCCTATCTAAATTTTGAGCGAAGTTGGAGTCAAAAATTGGGCCGGCCGCAGTCCAGGCCGGCCGCGACCGCCGCATATATTTCAAGGACTTCAGCCGGGACCGGCCGGTTGCTGGATTGCTTCCTAGGCCGCGCGCTGCAGATCCAGTTCCGTCCAGATCTCGACCAGGGCCGCGATCAGCCGGTCCATGTCGCGGTCGCTGTGCAGCGGTGTCGGCGTGAGACGCAGGCGCTCCGTGCCCTTGGGCACCGTGGGATAGTTGATCGGCTGGACGTAGAGGCCATAGCGGTCGAGCAGGGTGTCTGTGACCAGCTTGCACAGCACCGGGTCGCCGACCAGCACCGGCACGATGTGGCTCTCGGACTCCATGACCGGCAGGTGGGCCGCCAGCAGCCGCTCCTTGAGCGTTGCCGCCCGTTCCTGGTGCCGGGCTCTCTCGGCATGGCTCTCTTTGAGATAGCGCACGCTGGCGCGGGCCCCGGCGGCGATCGCCGGTGGCAGGGCCGTGGTGAAGATGAAGCCGGAGGC from Kiloniellales bacterium harbors:
- a CDS encoding ABC transporter permease, yielding MAANTAPPEVMTTADGTPLKVSIARAMRRNRLRAILLVAPLFLFILVTFLIPIFDMTFRSVENSLIPQVLHRTVPLLAQWDETSGELPPEAVFEAMVADLVEGRETRDIGKVGTRLNYEASGMSSLFRSSGRKAKRIKEGPYQEALIELNKKWGDIETWKLIKRQSGNFTASYYLAAVDLKLGLDGGVKAQPEERQIYVSLFIRTLWLSTLITALCLLLGYPIAYLLATLPVRTSNLLMILVLLPFWTSLLVRTTSWIVLLQQEGVLNDLLVWIGLVSDNNRLAMIHNEIGTIVAMTHILLPFMVLPLYSVMKTIPPSYMRAALSLGANPVVAFVRVYMPNTVAGIGAGGILVFIIAIGYYITPALVGGTKGTLISNFIAYHMQISLNWGLAAALGAILLGIVLALYFLYDKIVGIDNMKLG
- a CDS encoding ABC transporter substrate-binding protein, whose product is MKSLLKQTCMGIAGLASLGLAAAAPAQADTELVVVSWGGAYTASQQKAYHEPYMAMNPGIKILNDDSASEGLAKLRAQTEAGNITWDLVDMVASDAITACDEGVVIEFDHDELLAPAPDGTPPSKDFFDGFLMDCFIPQIVYSTTFGYRTDKFSGEQPDSIADVFDLKKFPGKRALEKKPIGNLEWALIADGVAADDVYDVLSTPEGVDRAFKKLDTIKDSVVWWTKGAVPTQLLADGEVVMASAYNGRLFAAIEEEKQPIAMMWEWQVFDIDGWVIPKGGKNEAEVKKFVRFATDTQRLADQAKFISYGPARKSSGPLVSKHAELGIDMAPHMPTNAENAKKTLLFNYEWWADNRAELDERFQAWLAK
- a CDS encoding ABC transporter ATP-binding protein yields the protein MTSANSDIIVKFDGVQKSYDGETLVVKDLNLDVERGEFLTMLGPSGSGKTTVLMMLAGFETATHGEIYLSGTPINNVAPHKRGIGMVFQNYALFPHMTVAENLAFPLEVRKMSKADIEQKVNRALDMVRLGGFGGRRPAQLSGGQQQRVAVARALVFEPELVLMDEPLGALDKNLREEMQYEIKHIHENLGVSMVYVTHDQSEALTMSNRIAVFDDGVIQQLAPPDDLYEQPNNAFVAAFIGENNKLVGRVREVNGATCTVEVDGKMIKAISINHEGVGSDTTLSLRPERVFVKPEEGKCPNVLEAKVEELIYLGDHVRTRISLCGHDDFIVKVPNSAGHVHLEPGEVVKVGWQAEDCRALDA